The Thioalkalivibrio thiocyanodenitrificans ARhD 1 genome window below encodes:
- a CDS encoding OmpA family protein: protein MNKPLLTLLLAGIVGFTGCTTLDPYTGEERTSRATQGALIGAAAGAVIGNVTGRRDRTKRAMIGAGIGALAGAAVGNYMDQQEAELRRELEGTGVSVTRDGDHLILNMPGNVTFDVNRDEVKSEFYEVLNSVALVVKKYDKTAIEVAGHTDSTGTVEHNMGLSQRRADSVARYLAGQGIQPVRIDTIGFGPHRPVADNSTAGGRALNRRVELTLIPLT, encoded by the coding sequence ATGAACAAGCCGCTTCTCACGCTTCTGCTGGCCGGTATCGTCGGCTTCACAGGCTGCACCACGCTCGACCCGTACACCGGCGAGGAGCGGACCAGCCGCGCCACCCAGGGGGCGCTGATCGGCGCCGCCGCCGGTGCGGTGATCGGCAATGTCACCGGCCGTCGCGATCGCACCAAGCGTGCCATGATCGGCGCCGGCATCGGCGCGCTGGCCGGCGCCGCTGTGGGCAATTACATGGATCAGCAGGAGGCGGAACTGCGCCGGGAGCTGGAAGGCACGGGCGTGAGCGTCACCCGCGACGGCGACCACCTGATCCTCAACATGCCGGGTAATGTGACCTTCGACGTGAACCGGGACGAGGTGAAATCGGAGTTCTACGAAGTGCTCAACTCCGTGGCCCTGGTGGTGAAGAAGTATGACAAGACCGCCATCGAGGTGGCAGGGCACACCGACAGCACGGGCACCGTGGAACACAACATGGGCCTCTCGCAGCGTCGGGCCGACAGCGTGGCCCGCTACCTGGCGGGCCAGGGCATCCAGCCGGTGCGCATCGACACCATCGGCTTCGGGCCCCACCGGCCCGTCGCCGACAACAGCACCGCCGGGGGGCGCGCCCTCAACCGGCGGGTGGAGCTGACCCTCATTCCGCTGACCTGA
- a CDS encoding macro domain-containing protein yields the protein MDRRTLRGVVIECVTGDIVRQPDMDAIVNAANAQLRPGGGVAGAIHRAAGPGLDQECREFAPIEPGEAVITSGQQLPNRFVIHCLGPVYGRDEPSDRLLAACYRNALRLADQADIGALAFPAISTGAFGFPMDAAARIAIGTVADEASKLRSVRHVRFVLHDPEDQALHVRVLQELVG from the coding sequence ATGGATCGCAGGACCCTGCGTGGGGTGGTGATCGAATGCGTCACCGGCGACATCGTGCGCCAGCCGGACATGGACGCCATCGTGAATGCAGCCAATGCCCAATTGCGCCCGGGCGGCGGTGTCGCCGGGGCGATCCATCGTGCGGCCGGCCCGGGCCTCGATCAGGAGTGCCGCGAGTTCGCGCCCATCGAACCGGGCGAGGCGGTGATCACCAGCGGGCAGCAGCTCCCGAACCGCTTCGTGATCCATTGCCTGGGTCCCGTCTACGGGCGGGACGAGCCTTCGGACAGGTTGCTGGCCGCCTGCTACCGCAATGCCCTGCGCCTGGCCGACCAGGCGGATATCGGGGCGCTCGCGTTTCCGGCGATCTCCACGGGTGCATTCGGTTTTCCCATGGATGCCGCCGCCCGCATCGCGATTGGCACCGTTGCCGATGAGGCATCGAAACTGCGCTCCGTCCGCCACGTGCGCTTTGTCCTTCACGATCCGGAGGATCAGGCGCTCCACGTGCGGGTGCTCCAGGAACTCGTCGGGTAA
- a CDS encoding ComF family protein: MNGTGKVPGATVRIAGRLTKALVRALYPPVCLVCRAPGHGDLDLCAPCRAELPWFRHGCAACARRLPDRAGPLCGTCLRRPPAFDATRALFYYAPPVDRLIAGLKYRGRLAHGRLLGSLWADTLSVPDPLPELILPVPLHPARLRERGFNQALELARPLGRRLGVSVAPALIRRVVPTPSQQGLRGRERRRNVRQAFALSPALACAPPERVALVDDVMTTGSTAGEIALLLRRAGVERVEVWVLARA; encoded by the coding sequence ATGAATGGGACAGGGAAGGTACCCGGAGCCACGGTACGCATCGCGGGCCGGCTGACGAAGGCACTGGTGCGGGCGCTCTACCCGCCCGTGTGCCTGGTGTGCCGGGCGCCGGGCCACGGGGATCTGGACCTGTGTGCGCCGTGCCGAGCCGAACTGCCCTGGTTCCGGCACGGCTGCGCCGCCTGTGCCCGCCGGCTGCCCGACCGCGCCGGCCCCCTGTGCGGTACCTGCCTGCGGCGCCCGCCGGCCTTCGACGCCACCCGTGCCCTGTTTTACTATGCGCCACCCGTGGACCGCCTCATCGCCGGCCTCAAGTACCGGGGGCGTCTGGCCCATGGCCGTCTGCTGGGCAGCCTGTGGGCCGACACCCTGTCCGTCCCGGACCCCCTGCCTGAACTGATCCTGCCGGTGCCGCTGCATCCCGCGCGCCTGCGCGAGCGGGGATTCAATCAGGCCCTGGAACTGGCCCGCCCCCTGGGCCGACGCCTGGGGGTGTCGGTGGCCCCGGCCCTGATCCGGCGCGTGGTCCCCACCCCATCCCAGCAGGGCCTGCGCGGCCGGGAACGCCGCCGCAACGTGCGCCAGGCCTTCGCCCTGTCGCCCGCCCTTGCCTGCGCCCCGCCCGAACGCGTGGCCCTGGTGGACGATGTCATGACCACCGGCTCGACGGCGGGCGAGATCGCCCTCCTGCTCAGGCGGGCCGGGGTGGAGCGGGTGGAGGTGTGGGTCCTGGCGCGGGCGTAG
- the gorA gene encoding glutathione-disulfide reductase translates to MSEHYDLIAIGGGSGGLSVAERAARFGARCAVVESGRLGGTCVNVGCVPKKIMWYGADLAHRLRDAADYGFDLRVGGFDWAELARRREAYISGINTWYHTYLEDSDVAEIPGHARFVEPRTLDVEGRRISADHVVIGVGGRPVIPDVPGAALGIDSDGFFALEHRPERVAVIGAGYIAVELAGMLNALGTRVSMYLRRETFLRSFDPMLRDTLMEQMLADGVNVLPRTAITGLTRTAGGISVACEQAESGGEYDAVIWAVGRKPNTADLGLDAAGVIRDGDGFIPVDGFQNTNVEGVYAIGDVTGGPALTPVAIAAGRRLADRLFGGQPERRLVYENIPSVVFSHPPIGTVGLTEDEARETHGDAVKVYTTRFTGMFHALTEHKVMTAMKLITVGAKDKVVGAHIIGPGADEMLQGFAVAIRMGATKQDLDDTVALHPTSAEELVTMR, encoded by the coding sequence ATGTCCGAACACTATGACCTGATCGCCATCGGCGGCGGCAGCGGCGGCCTGTCGGTGGCCGAGCGCGCCGCCCGTTTCGGCGCACGCTGTGCGGTGGTGGAGTCCGGGCGTCTGGGCGGGACCTGTGTAAACGTGGGCTGCGTACCCAAGAAAATCATGTGGTACGGCGCAGACCTGGCGCACCGTCTGCGCGACGCAGCGGATTACGGTTTCGACCTCCGGGTCGGAGGCTTCGACTGGGCGGAACTGGCGCGCAGGCGCGAGGCCTACATCAGCGGCATCAACACCTGGTATCACACCTACCTGGAGGACTCCGACGTGGCCGAGATCCCGGGCCACGCTCGCTTCGTGGAGCCGCGGACCCTGGATGTGGAGGGGCGCCGCATCAGTGCCGATCACGTGGTCATCGGCGTAGGCGGTCGGCCGGTGATCCCGGACGTGCCGGGCGCCGCACTGGGCATTGACTCCGACGGCTTCTTCGCCCTGGAGCACCGGCCCGAACGGGTGGCGGTGATCGGCGCCGGGTACATCGCCGTGGAACTGGCCGGGATGCTCAATGCCCTGGGCACCCGGGTGAGCATGTACCTGCGTCGCGAGACCTTTCTGCGCAGTTTCGACCCCATGCTGCGCGACACGCTCATGGAACAGATGCTCGCCGACGGCGTGAACGTCCTGCCCCGCACGGCCATCACCGGGCTGACGCGGACCGCGGGCGGCATCAGCGTGGCATGCGAACAGGCGGAAAGCGGCGGTGAGTACGACGCGGTGATCTGGGCCGTGGGGCGCAAGCCCAACACCGCGGACCTTGGCCTGGATGCGGCGGGTGTCATCCGGGACGGGGACGGCTTCATCCCGGTGGACGGATTTCAGAACACCAATGTCGAAGGCGTTTACGCCATCGGCGATGTCACCGGCGGGCCTGCGCTGACGCCCGTGGCCATCGCCGCCGGGCGCCGGCTGGCGGACCGCCTGTTCGGCGGACAGCCCGAGCGGCGGCTCGTCTACGAGAACATCCCCAGCGTGGTGTTCAGCCACCCGCCCATCGGCACCGTGGGGCTGACCGAGGACGAGGCCCGCGAGACTCACGGCGATGCGGTGAAGGTCTACACGACCCGCTTCACCGGCATGTTTCACGCCTTGACGGAGCACAAGGTGATGACGGCCATGAAACTCATCACAGTGGGGGCAAAGGACAAGGTGGTGGGCGCGCACATCATCGGCCCCGGCGCCGACGAGATGCTCCAGGGTTTCGCTGTGGCCATTCGCATGGGTGCAACCAAGCAGGACCTGGATGATACGGTGGCGCTGCATCCCACCAGCGCGGAAGAGCTGGTGACCATGAGATAA
- a CDS encoding EAL domain-containing protein: MALINKGMGPGMHRIVVVEESTTLRYILCRGLERHGFEAVAFDSPAAALARLTDTAGTSDVDGVLLGWSAVPGESAHPLLACLNQPDYAHLAVVLLTQELADPLVRWVQERRLSALVPWDDHHEVGGTLALMLNPATVAPARPDRGIRILLVDDSPSVRFFYHRLLSREGYQVESCADPGSAFELATRDHFDLAVVDHFMPGENGDRLCARLRADPRTAHMELAVLTGVYNDEVIRNCLEAGAVECLFKNEAENLFLARIGALWRSILAHKEVEAGRSRLEAILTSAGDGIYGVDTEGRITFINPTACSILGISGPEEVMGQSAHMLFHAVNRQGRPVPPERCPLSRAYARGDTLGSWEAVFRHRSGRLIPVEGSIQPLVESYRDRGSVVAFQDISERNAMEAQLHWQAEHDELTGLYNRRYLERALEAEHARCQATGLQSAVLVLDLDRFKYVNDTAGHLVGNTLLVDVSRRLRAHLGEELVLARLGGDEFALILPQTDAEGLNRVSEALRRLLHETVFRVDERNYRLNISIGAAWLGRGSETPADVLANADIACHVAKQAGSNQFHVCEPEQDVRAFMGRDLAYVEQLREALERDTFVLQFQPILAVAGGGGRRPREQYETLIRLKGSNGGLILPGEFIPVAERFGLIPEIDARVVARALRELRALHADGRNVVLNVNLSGRTLGDPGTLKRIQDMVRATTVDRTCLVFEITETSAILNLSAAREFIDTLRTLGVRFALDDFGTGFCSLSHLKQLPVDIVKFDGQFVRDLHRDESDRTMVSAMNDIVHAMGLISVAEFVECDEVLQILRGIGVDHVQGHYLGLPADEPRPVTFPEPAPALTGFEGLPQDRLH; encoded by the coding sequence ATGGCATTGATAAACAAGGGGATGGGGCCCGGCATGCACCGCATCGTCGTGGTGGAGGAATCAACGACACTTCGCTACATCCTGTGCCGGGGCCTGGAAAGGCACGGGTTCGAGGCCGTGGCGTTCGACAGCCCGGCGGCTGCGCTGGCGCGGCTCACGGACACTGCCGGGACATCGGACGTAGACGGCGTTCTGCTGGGCTGGTCCGCGGTGCCCGGCGAATCGGCACATCCTCTGCTCGCCTGCCTGAACCAACCCGACTATGCCCATCTGGCCGTGGTGCTGCTGACACAGGAGCTGGCGGACCCGCTGGTCAGGTGGGTCCAGGAGCGCCGCCTCTCCGCCCTGGTCCCGTGGGATGACCATCATGAGGTGGGCGGTACCCTGGCGCTGATGCTCAACCCCGCCACGGTGGCACCCGCCCGCCCGGACCGGGGTATCCGGATCCTGCTGGTGGACGACTCCCCCAGCGTACGCTTCTTCTATCACCGCCTGCTGAGCCGGGAGGGCTATCAGGTGGAATCCTGCGCGGACCCGGGCTCCGCCTTCGAGCTGGCGACCCGGGACCACTTCGACCTGGCCGTGGTGGATCACTTCATGCCGGGGGAGAATGGCGACCGGCTCTGTGCCCGCCTGAGGGCGGACCCGCGGACCGCCCACATGGAGTTGGCGGTCCTGACCGGCGTCTACAACGACGAGGTGATCCGCAACTGCCTGGAAGCGGGTGCTGTGGAATGCCTGTTCAAGAACGAGGCGGAGAACCTCTTTCTCGCACGTATCGGGGCACTCTGGCGGTCCATCCTGGCCCACAAGGAGGTGGAGGCCGGACGTTCCCGCCTGGAGGCCATCCTGACCTCGGCCGGCGACGGGATCTACGGCGTCGATACCGAGGGGCGCATCACGTTCATCAACCCGACCGCATGCAGCATCCTGGGCATTTCCGGACCGGAGGAGGTCATGGGCCAGTCGGCCCACATGTTGTTCCACGCGGTCAATCGCCAGGGACGTCCGGTGCCGCCCGAGCGATGTCCGCTCAGCCGGGCGTATGCCCGGGGCGACACCCTGGGCAGCTGGGAGGCGGTGTTCCGGCACCGCTCGGGGCGGCTGATACCCGTGGAGGGCAGTATTCAGCCGCTGGTGGAATCCTACCGGGACAGGGGTTCGGTGGTGGCCTTCCAGGACATCTCCGAGCGCAATGCCATGGAGGCGCAGCTGCACTGGCAGGCCGAGCATGATGAACTGACCGGGTTGTACAACCGGCGCTACCTGGAACGGGCGCTGGAAGCGGAACACGCCCGCTGTCAGGCCACCGGGCTGCAGAGCGCGGTACTGGTCCTGGATCTTGACCGCTTCAAGTACGTCAACGACACGGCCGGTCACCTGGTCGGCAATACCCTGCTGGTGGACGTATCCCGGCGCCTGCGTGCGCACCTGGGCGAGGAACTGGTACTGGCCCGGCTGGGCGGGGACGAGTTCGCCCTGATCCTGCCCCAGACGGACGCGGAGGGTCTGAACCGTGTCAGCGAGGCGTTGCGACGCCTGCTCCATGAAACCGTCTTTCGGGTGGACGAGCGCAATTACCGGCTGAACATCAGCATCGGGGCCGCCTGGCTGGGACGCGGCAGCGAGACCCCGGCCGATGTGCTGGCCAACGCCGATATTGCCTGCCATGTGGCCAAGCAGGCCGGAAGCAACCAGTTCCACGTGTGCGAACCCGAGCAGGATGTACGCGCCTTCATGGGGCGGGATCTGGCCTACGTCGAACAACTCCGGGAGGCGCTGGAACGGGACACGTTCGTCCTCCAGTTCCAGCCCATCCTGGCGGTGGCCGGGGGCGGCGGTCGCCGCCCCCGGGAGCAGTACGAGACCCTGATACGGCTCAAGGGCAGCAACGGCGGTCTGATCCTGCCCGGCGAGTTCATTCCCGTGGCCGAACGCTTCGGCCTGATCCCGGAGATCGACGCCAGGGTGGTGGCGCGTGCCCTCCGGGAACTCCGTGCCCTGCATGCCGACGGTCGCAACGTGGTCCTGAACGTCAACCTGTCGGGCCGCACCCTGGGCGATCCGGGGACCCTGAAGCGCATCCAGGATATGGTTCGCGCCACCACCGTGGACCGTACCTGCCTGGTCTTCGAGATCACCGAGACCAGCGCGATCCTCAATCTCTCCGCCGCCCGCGAGTTCATCGACACCCTGCGCACCCTGGGCGTACGCTTCGCCCTGGATGATTTCGGCACCGGGTTCTGTTCCCTGTCTCACCTCAAGCAACTGCCGGTGGACATCGTCAAGTTCGACGGGCAGTTCGTCCGTGATCTGCACAGGGACGAATCCGACCGCACGATGGTGTCCGCCATGAACGACATCGTGCACGCCATGGGCCTGATCAGCGTGGCCGAGTTCGTGGAATGCGACGAGGTCCTGCAGATCCTGCGCGGCATCGGGGTCGATCACGTGCAGGGACATTATCTGGGCCTGCCCGCGGACGAGCCGCGGCCGGTGACCTTCCCGGAACCGGCACCCGCGCTGACCGGATTCGAAGGCCTGCCCCAGGACAGGCTGCACTAG
- the aroE gene encoding shikimate dehydrogenase → MDYYAVIGHPIGHSKSPRIHALFAEQTGQALRYEAVLAPLDGFAGTVRDLVARGYRGFNVTVPFKGEAFVLADELTDRARRAGAVNTLKVEDDGRLLGENTDGVGLVTDLTRNLGIRLRDREVLVLGAGGAVRGVLAPLLAEGPAGLHIANRTGSRAEELARDFADLGPVTGGDLDSLRGRHSHLLINGTSAGLDDEVPPLPDDLLRPGVDCYDMMYGDRPTAFLRWAVAHGAARTADGLGMLVEQAAESFALWRGIRPRTAPVIRVLRPVQP, encoded by the coding sequence ATGGATTATTACGCCGTCATCGGCCACCCCATCGGCCACAGCAAGTCGCCCCGCATCCACGCGCTGTTTGCCGAGCAGACGGGGCAGGCGCTGCGTTACGAGGCGGTGCTGGCGCCGCTGGACGGGTTTGCGGGCACCGTGCGTGATCTGGTAGCGCGGGGTTATCGGGGCTTCAACGTCACGGTGCCCTTCAAGGGCGAGGCCTTTGTGCTGGCCGACGAACTGACGGACCGCGCGCGGCGCGCCGGGGCGGTCAACACCCTCAAGGTGGAGGATGACGGGCGGCTGTTGGGGGAGAACACCGACGGCGTGGGGCTTGTCACCGATCTGACCCGCAACCTGGGTATCCGGTTGCGCGACCGGGAGGTCCTCGTGCTGGGCGCGGGCGGCGCGGTGCGCGGTGTGCTGGCGCCGTTGCTGGCCGAGGGGCCGGCGGGGCTGCACATCGCCAATCGCACGGGCAGCCGGGCGGAGGAACTGGCCCGGGATTTCGCGGACCTTGGGCCGGTTACCGGCGGGGACCTGGACAGCCTGCGGGGTCGCCATTCACACCTGTTGATCAACGGCACCTCCGCCGGGCTGGATGATGAGGTGCCGCCGTTGCCCGATGACCTGTTGCGCCCGGGGGTGGATTGCTATGACATGATGTACGGGGATCGGCCCACGGCCTTCCTGCGCTGGGCCGTCGCCCACGGCGCGGCACGCACCGCCGATGGCCTCGGCATGCTGGTGGAACAGGCCGCCGAGTCCTTCGCCCTGTGGCGGGGCATCCGGCCGAGGACGGCGCCCGTGATCCGGGTCCTGAGGCCCGTTCAGCCCTGA
- the hemB gene encoding porphobilinogen synthase, producing the protein MSQYNGYFPLSRPRRMRRDAFSRRLMREHRLTTDDLIQPVFVLEGRECREPVPSMPGVERLSVDLLCREAEACASLGVPAMALFPVTPPEAKSEDAAEAFNPEGLAQRAVRAVKDAVPELGVITDVALDPFTTHGQDGLIDDTGYVMNDETVDVLIQQALSHAEAGADVVAPSDMMDGRIGAIREALEEAGHIHTRILAYSAKYASGYYGPFRDAVGSAASLGAGNKYTYQMDPANGDEALREVAMDLEEGADMVMIKPGMPYLDIVRRVKDAFGAPTFVYQVSGEYAMLKAAAQNGWLDERACVLEALTSMKRAGADGILTYYARQVAEWLKDSG; encoded by the coding sequence ATGTCCCAGTACAACGGCTATTTTCCCCTGTCGCGCCCGCGGCGCATGCGCCGCGATGCGTTCTCCCGGCGCCTGATGCGGGAACACCGGCTGACCACCGATGACCTGATTCAGCCGGTGTTCGTGCTGGAAGGCCGCGAGTGCCGCGAACCGGTGCCGTCCATGCCGGGGGTGGAGCGCCTGTCGGTGGATCTGCTGTGCCGCGAGGCCGAGGCCTGCGCCTCGCTCGGCGTGCCCGCCATGGCGCTGTTTCCGGTCACGCCCCCGGAGGCAAAGAGCGAGGATGCGGCGGAGGCCTTCAACCCGGAGGGGCTGGCCCAGCGGGCGGTCCGCGCCGTCAAGGACGCCGTACCCGAACTGGGGGTGATCACCGACGTGGCCCTGGACCCGTTCACCACCCACGGCCAGGACGGACTCATCGACGACACCGGTTACGTGATGAACGACGAGACGGTGGATGTACTGATCCAGCAGGCCCTCTCCCACGCCGAGGCGGGTGCGGACGTGGTGGCCCCCTCGGACATGATGGACGGCCGCATCGGCGCGATTCGCGAGGCCCTGGAGGAGGCCGGGCATATTCATACGCGTATCCTTGCCTATTCCGCCAAGTATGCCTCCGGCTACTACGGTCCCTTCCGCGACGCGGTAGGTTCCGCCGCCAGCCTGGGTGCCGGCAACAAGTACACCTACCAGATGGATCCGGCCAACGGCGACGAGGCCCTGCGGGAAGTGGCCATGGATCTGGAGGAGGGCGCCGATATGGTCATGATCAAGCCGGGCATGCCCTATCTGGACATCGTGCGCCGGGTCAAGGACGCGTTCGGCGCCCCCACCTTCGTCTACCAGGTGAGCGGCGAGTACGCCATGCTCAAGGCCGCCGCGCAGAACGGCTGGCTGGACGAGCGCGCCTGCGTGCTGGAGGCGCTCACCTCCATGAAGCGCGCCGGTGCCGACGGCATCCTCACCTATTACGCCCGGCAGGTGGCGGAATGGCTTAAAGACAGTGGCTAG
- a CDS encoding gamma carbonic anhydrase family protein, whose product MIRSFEGHVPDIHASAWVDEMALVVGEVTIGADSSIWPMTVVRGDIQRIEIGARTNIQDGSVLHVTHDSRFMPGGLPLLVGDDVTVGHKVVLHACTIGERCLIGMGSVVMDGAVIEPDTLLGAGSLVTPDKHLEGGYLWQGSPARRVRELTDREREYLRYSAEHYVRLKNRHSDA is encoded by the coding sequence ATGATCCGATCGTTTGAGGGGCATGTGCCGGACATCCACGCCAGTGCGTGGGTGGACGAGATGGCGCTGGTGGTGGGGGAGGTGACCATCGGGGCGGACAGTTCGATCTGGCCCATGACGGTGGTGCGGGGGGACATTCAGCGCATCGAGATCGGGGCGCGCACCAATATCCAGGACGGCTCGGTGTTGCATGTTACCCACGACAGCCGGTTCATGCCCGGCGGCCTGCCGCTCTTAGTGGGTGACGACGTGACCGTGGGGCACAAGGTGGTGCTGCATGCCTGCACCATCGGCGAGCGCTGCCTGATCGGCATGGGCAGCGTGGTCATGGACGGGGCGGTGATCGAACCGGACACCCTGCTGGGGGCCGGCAGCCTGGTCACACCCGACAAGCACCTGGAGGGCGGTTACCTGTGGCAGGGCAGCCCGGCACGTCGGGTGCGGGAACTCACCGACCGCGAACGCGAATACCTGCGCTACTCCGCCGAGCACTATGTTCGTCTGAAGAACCGCCATTCGGACGCATGA
- the hemF gene encoding oxygen-dependent coproporphyrinogen oxidase: MTEHAAIDPVIDYLTGLQERICRGVAGVDGEGAFLEDSWTRAEGGGGRSRVLSEGRVFEQAGINFSHVMGDNLPPSATAHRPELAGRRFQATGVSLVIHPRNPHVPTSHANVRFFIAEKEGCDPIWWFGGGFDLTPYYGQDEDCVHWHTVARRACEPFGAEVYPRYKQWCDEYFFLKHRNEPRGIGGLFFDDLNEWGFERSFAFMRSVGDHYLDAYLPIVERRMATPYGDRERDFQLYRRGRYVEFNLVYDRGTLFGLQSGGRTESILMSLPPLVRWRYNWQPEPGTPEARLYAHYLKPRDWV; this comes from the coding sequence ATGACCGAACACGCCGCCATTGACCCTGTCATCGACTATCTCACCGGACTCCAGGAGCGCATCTGCCGGGGTGTTGCCGGCGTGGACGGGGAGGGGGCCTTTCTCGAGGACAGCTGGACCCGGGCCGAAGGCGGCGGCGGGCGCAGCCGGGTGTTATCGGAAGGGCGCGTGTTCGAACAGGCGGGTATCAACTTCTCCCACGTCATGGGCGACAATCTGCCGCCCTCGGCCACGGCCCATCGTCCGGAACTGGCCGGACGCCGTTTTCAGGCCACCGGCGTGTCCCTGGTGATTCATCCCCGCAATCCCCATGTGCCCACCTCCCATGCCAACGTGCGTTTCTTCATCGCCGAGAAGGAGGGTTGCGATCCCATCTGGTGGTTCGGCGGCGGGTTTGACCTGACGCCCTACTACGGGCAGGACGAGGACTGCGTGCATTGGCACACCGTGGCGCGGCGGGCCTGCGAACCGTTCGGTGCCGAGGTCTATCCGAGATACAAGCAGTGGTGTGACGAGTATTTCTTTCTCAAGCACCGCAACGAGCCCCGGGGCATCGGCGGTTTGTTCTTCGATGATCTGAACGAGTGGGGTTTCGAGCGCAGCTTCGCCTTCATGAGAAGTGTCGGTGACCACTACCTGGACGCCTACCTGCCCATCGTGGAGCGGCGCATGGCCACCCCCTACGGAGACAGGGAGCGTGATTTCCAGCTCTATCGGAGAGGGCGCTACGTGGAGTTCAACCTGGTCTACGACCGGGGCACCCTGTTCGGCCTGCAGTCGGGGGGGCGTACGGAGTCGATTCTCATGTCCCTGCCGCCCCTGGTGCGCTGGCGCTACAACTGGCAGCCGGAGCCGGGCACGCCCGAGGCGCGCCTGTATGCGCACTATCTCAAACCAAGGGACTGGGTCTGA
- the ubiA gene encoding 4-hydroxybenzoate octaprenyltransferase: MPSALERLKAYALLVRLHRPIGIYLLLWPALWALWVAAEGWPRPDVLLIFIAGVVLMRSAGCAINDYADRHIDPHVARTRERPIASGLVSPREALAVFVVLCLLAFVLVLFLNRLTILLSLVAVVLAGSYPFMKRLHHLPQVHLGAAFGWAVPMAFAAQTGEFPPPVAWLIFIAAVLWATVYDTFYAMADREDDLRLGVKSSAILFGEADRMITGILQLLLLWSLWLVGREAGLGLWYWLGLAVAAGSALYQQYLIVERRPAACFRAFLNNHWFGAAVFAGVFLDYLLK; encoded by the coding sequence ATGCCCTCCGCCCTCGAACGGCTCAAGGCCTATGCCCTGCTGGTGCGCCTGCACCGCCCCATCGGCATCTACCTGCTGCTGTGGCCCGCGCTCTGGGCGCTGTGGGTGGCCGCCGAAGGCTGGCCCCGGCCGGACGTGCTGCTGATCTTCATCGCGGGTGTGGTGCTCATGCGCTCGGCCGGCTGCGCCATCAACGACTACGCCGACCGCCACATCGATCCTCATGTGGCCCGTACCCGCGAACGGCCCATCGCGTCGGGGCTCGTCTCGCCCCGGGAGGCGCTGGCGGTATTCGTCGTGCTCTGCCTGCTGGCCTTCGTGCTGGTGCTGTTCCTCAACCGGCTGACCATCCTGCTGTCCCTGGTGGCGGTGGTGCTGGCGGGCAGCTATCCGTTCATGAAGCGCCTGCACCACCTCCCCCAGGTGCATCTGGGGGCGGCCTTCGGCTGGGCCGTGCCCATGGCTTTCGCCGCCCAGACCGGTGAATTTCCGCCGCCCGTGGCCTGGCTGATATTCATCGCCGCGGTGTTGTGGGCCACGGTCTATGACACCTTCTACGCAATGGCCGATCGCGAGGATGACCTGCGCCTGGGAGTCAAATCCAGCGCCATTCTGTTCGGTGAGGCGGACCGCATGATCACCGGCATCCTGCAGCTTCTGCTCCTGTGGAGCCTTTGGCTGGTGGGCCGTGAGGCCGGGCTGGGCCTGTGGTACTGGCTCGGGCTTGCCGTCGCCGCCGGCTCTGCCCTCTACCAGCAGTACCTGATCGTGGAGCGCCGGCCCGCCGCGTGTTTCCGGGCGTTTCTCAACAACCACTGGTTCGGCGCGGCGGTGTTTGCAGGCGTGTTCCTGGACTACCTTTTGAAGTGA